The Panthera tigris isolate Pti1 chromosome A1, P.tigris_Pti1_mat1.1, whole genome shotgun sequence region GGTCCTCCTGGCAGTGGGGTGCATGAAGGAATGTATGGGGGTTACCACACTAGCATAGACCTTAGGCTTCTGGAGGGGGCCCTCAGTGCCTCTGGCACTGGATTCAACGCCCCCTGCTGGGGGAAGCTGTCTTCCGTTTTTCAAGCAACTGGGAAGTGAGGTGGGGGCTGAATACCCTGGGATGAAGGGGGTGTGAGGGAGTGCTGAGGGGGAGGAGTCCTGGccagggaaggggggcagaggtCAACTGCGGTTTTCCCCTTCAGAACTGAGACTTaactgaatgaaaagaaagaaccaaaaaaaaaaaaaaaaaaaaaaaagtaacaagtggAGTGGGAACAGGGCAGGAGGGCCGGTTACTTCTTGAACATGTCCTGCAGTGGCCCGGGGAGGTATTTGAGCACCGTGTCCAGGatgctctcctcctcttcctcctcctcatccccgCAGCCTGCAGGGATAGCCTTCTTGGGCCGGGTCAGGCTTCCCTCGCAGGGCTGCTCCAGGGCtgccttctcctctgcctccttctcttccttcttcttcagcCCGTACTgggaaggggggagggcagacatGAACATGAATGGGGCAAGGAGAGAGCTGGATCTCAAGGTCAAGCTGGCTCATCCGGGGCCGCCACTCGTGGAAACTCCCCAAGCCTTAGtcctctcatctataaaatagggataaggATGCCTTCCTTATGGGATTGTGCCTGTTCTCGGCAGCTGTTCCAGAAAAGAGAGTCGGTGCATAgggtttcctttaaaattaatacCTGCCCATAATAACTTCTCTGCCCTTCTGACATCCCCCAAGATTTCACATCTGAAAGTCCTCCCATAGGTTTCGATGACAAAACTTGATCTGAGCTGATGGGAGGCTACTTATAGCCTTGTTTTTTTGCAGTGGTGAGACTAGACATGTATGGAACTGCTTGGCATCAGGTGGCAGCTGCAGACCCATTGAGAGCGACATGTAACAATAATAGGTGCTTAGGGCACTACGGTACTTTCCCCAAATTCCCAAATTCTGGATTGCAAACATTTGGTCTCCAGTCTTGGGCACAAGACTGCGGACCATAGCAGCAAACATTCGGGAGCGCTTATCGTGTGCATTATCTTACTTAATCCCCATAACGCTCCTTTGAGGGAGGTGTTCCTGTGACACTCCTTTCTCCCTATGACGAAGAAACCTAGTGAGAGTTAGGTCTAAGGTGAGAGCAGGGATTCGGGGGAGCCTGAGGCCGGGGTTTGGGGGGACCGGCTTGACCTCGGTTCCTTACTCTCCCACGCGGATGGGTGATGCTGACCTTGTCTCGGATCTGCTGCCGGACCTTCTCACGCTCAGCCTCCATGCGCGCATGCTTGGCTTTACGCTCTTCCTCCTGCTGCCGCAGCGCCTCCTGtcgctcctcctccttcttctgcgCGTCTgggtccttctcctcctctccccccagcaTCTTCCCCATATCCTTGGTGGCCCCTAAATCggatggggtggggaaggagaggatgGGGTCAGGGGGGACCAGGGCTGGGGATAGAAGGACTTGGTGCTCTGCGGGCCCCTCCCGCCTGAATTGAGACCCAGGTCGGGGAGTGAAGGGTGCGGGACTCACCTCCAAGGGCCTGCTTCATGACGAAGTCCATGACGCCGGCTCTAGTTAGCGTGCCTTAGCCCGCAGCCAAGGTTGCATGCAGGGCTCCTGACAAGGCCTGGCTCAGAGATATGTGTCAACCTGCAAAAGTGGAGTCAGGGATCAGATGGGAGAGGCCTCTGCACAGACAGACAGCAGCCTCACCCTGGTTCGGGCCCCAGGCTGCATCAGCCCAGGCCAAGACCCAGTGCTCTGGCACTCAATGGAAAGGGGCTATTTCCTGAGTACTTGCTGCGTGCCAGGCACATACGTGTGGCCAAATATCTTTTGCTTCCGATTTTAAAACCTTCATCTTGCCCGTATGGCTTTAATTGGATTGAGTCCAGGAGTGCTAGGAAGAAGGGGGAGTTTGGAGTCAGGCAGAGCTGGGTTCTCATGCCACCCTCATTCCTTATTCACCATGTGACATTCAG contains the following coding sequences:
- the CPLX2 gene encoding complexin-2; protein product: MDFVMKQALGGATKDMGKMLGGEEEKDPDAQKKEEERQEALRQQEEERKAKHARMEAEREKVRQQIRDKYGLKKKEEKEAEEKAALEQPCEGSLTRPKKAIPAGCGDEEEEEEESILDTVLKYLPGPLQDMFKK